A single window of Synechococcus sp. CBW1004 DNA harbors:
- a CDS encoding DUF2993 domain-containing protein has translation MGDGLPHGSIGGEQGSDDGAGGPVLRLLARGLELWLRQQCEAIDELQIQLEGSAVQLVRGRLEGVRLQARGVVFQQLRFERVELRSAPMQVRMGALLRSQTFRLDHPFEITGTVAFSAEGLSHSLCTPPWSALGDALAEELLGESPLAGLRLEGDRLILCGATAQQQPLVCAARLLIEEGGLVLRSEAEGPEGEANVARLPRDANIQFACARVGDGVVELQGRARVST, from the coding sequence ATGGGTGACGGCCTCCCTCACGGATCCATCGGCGGCGAGCAGGGCTCCGACGACGGCGCCGGGGGACCCGTGCTGCGGTTGCTGGCCCGGGGGCTGGAGCTGTGGTTGCGGCAGCAGTGCGAGGCCATCGACGAGCTGCAGATCCAGCTGGAGGGCAGTGCCGTGCAGCTGGTGCGCGGCCGGCTCGAGGGGGTGCGCCTGCAGGCCCGTGGCGTGGTGTTCCAGCAGCTGCGCTTCGAGCGGGTGGAGCTGCGCAGCGCGCCGATGCAGGTGCGGATGGGGGCGCTGCTGCGCAGTCAGACGTTCCGGCTGGATCATCCATTCGAGATCACGGGCACCGTGGCGTTCAGCGCCGAGGGGCTGAGCCACAGCCTCTGCACCCCGCCCTGGAGCGCCCTGGGCGATGCGCTGGCTGAGGAGCTGCTGGGTGAGAGCCCCCTGGCGGGGCTTCGCCTGGAGGGGGATCGTCTGATCCTGTGCGGCGCCACTGCTCAGCAGCAGCCGTTGGTATGCGCCGCTCGCCTGCTCATCGAGGAGGGTGGGCTGGTGCTGCGCTCCGAGGCAGAGGGGCCCGAGGGCGAGGCGAACGTCGCCCGCCTGCCCCGGGACGCCAACATTCAGTTCGCGTGCGCCCGGGTCGGCGACGGTGTGGTGGAGCTGCAGGGCCGGGCCCGGGTTTCGACCTGA
- a CDS encoding NAD(P)-binding protein: protein MTPTDETLLIVGAGVSGCALAAQLRCQGWRGPIRMLEAGRGLGGRAASRPDRQDPGWRLDHGAPFLNLRGAEPPALLQPLLQAGRLRSWPPPATGNSDGNSDGNSDGSGDESGDGIPALRQLEADGRLSEEPGALASEGRLYRGWPAMGDLAAGMLELAEQACRPGGPAAGAPAVERLHGRRVERVDRREGLWRLGTADGTPLAQGHWLVLSGTLLAHPRCRELLGCDQVPLEVVNKQLQDPGLTRALRAIAGLRYDPRLALLLRLEADQARAWRALPFRHLWLSAAARRRWGLERIVLQPLADGRCGVVAHARPADLVDCGRLASDQIQGGTRITATTSNGSGTATEAAANADAAAGVGGNQLGDEAERQITALSDALLEALAPWLTPADLPPLGGRQRMLWGGAFPQPPGLDPESMVVTACRLALCGDFLAGEGFGRIEGAWRSGEWLAQRLLPLLSGSRG from the coding sequence ATGACCCCCACAGACGAAACGCTGCTCATCGTCGGCGCCGGCGTATCGGGCTGTGCCCTGGCGGCGCAGCTGCGCTGCCAGGGCTGGCGCGGGCCGATCCGGATGCTGGAGGCGGGCCGGGGCCTGGGAGGCCGGGCCGCCAGCCGCCCCGACCGTCAGGACCCAGGCTGGAGGCTGGATCACGGCGCCCCCTTCCTCAACCTGCGGGGCGCCGAACCACCAGCGCTGTTGCAGCCGCTGCTGCAGGCCGGTCGCCTCCGCTCCTGGCCGCCGCCCGCCACGGGCAACAGCGACGGCAATAGCGATGGCAATAGCGATGGCAGTGGCGACGAAAGTGGCGACGGCATCCCGGCCCTGCGACAGCTCGAAGCGGACGGCCGTCTGAGCGAGGAACCCGGGGCGCTGGCCAGCGAGGGGCGGCTTTACCGGGGATGGCCGGCGATGGGCGATCTGGCCGCGGGGATGCTCGAGCTGGCGGAGCAGGCGTGCCGGCCTGGCGGTCCGGCAGCTGGAGCCCCCGCCGTGGAGCGGCTCCATGGCCGGCGGGTGGAGAGGGTGGACAGGCGCGAGGGCCTGTGGCGCCTGGGCACCGCCGATGGCACACCGCTGGCCCAGGGCCACTGGCTGGTGCTCTCGGGAACGCTGCTGGCCCACCCACGCTGCCGGGAGCTGCTGGGCTGCGATCAGGTGCCGCTGGAGGTGGTGAACAAGCAGCTGCAGGACCCCGGGCTGACACGTGCCCTGCGCGCGATCGCCGGCCTCCGCTACGACCCGCGCCTGGCGCTGCTGCTGCGGCTCGAGGCCGACCAGGCCCGGGCCTGGCGGGCACTGCCCTTCCGGCACCTGTGGCTGAGCGCAGCGGCCAGACGGCGCTGGGGACTGGAGCGGATCGTGCTGCAGCCCCTGGCCGACGGCCGCTGTGGCGTCGTCGCCCACGCACGCCCTGCGGACCTGGTCGACTGCGGCCGCCTGGCGAGCGACCAGATCCAAGGCGGTACCCGAATCACCGCCACCACATCCAACGGCAGCGGTACAGCCACTGAAGCAGCCGCGAACGCCGACGCTGCTGCAGGCGTCGGCGGAAACCAACTCGGCGATGAGGCGGAGAGGCAGATCACGGCGCTCAGCGACGCCCTCCTGGAGGCTCTGGCTCCCTGGCTCACCCCCGCCGATCTGCCGCCCCTCGGAGGCCGTCAGCGCATGCTCTGGGGCGGAGCCTTTCCGCAGCCGCCCGGCCTGGATCCCGAGTCGATGGTCGTCACTGCATGCCGGCTGGCCCTGTGCGGCGACTTCCTTGCCGGCGAGGGCTTCGGGCGGATCGAAGGGGCCTGGCGCAGCGGCGAGTGGCTGGCGCAGCGACTCCTGCCCCTGCTCAGCGGGAGCCGCGGCTGA
- a CDS encoding alpha/beta fold hydrolase, producing the protein MPPRPPGAPAEPAPSAAGAQVDPHGGTEISGSRAVLEEAAGRLLDPQGRDLAAAVQWWPLPGLPHAWPVAVVGEGPPLLLLHGFDSSHLEFRRLAPLLAGGYRLYVPDLYGFGFCPRPRQTAYGPVAVLHHLELLLDAIAEREGEQPLGLIGASMGGSVAVELARRCPDRVARLLLLAPAGLTGRPMPVPPLLDALGARFLALPGVRRGLCRSAFADPDRDVGAPELEIASLHLACPGWDRALAAFARSGGFAGCGEPLPHQPLQVLWGTDDRILRPPLKRAAQALLGERVEELADCGHLPHIDQPGLVAQRWLAAAGVAPSAAA; encoded by the coding sequence ATGCCCCCCCGACCTCCCGGCGCACCTGCAGAGCCCGCCCCCAGCGCTGCCGGTGCCCAGGTGGATCCCCACGGCGGCACGGAGATCAGCGGATCCCGTGCCGTGCTGGAGGAGGCCGCCGGACGCCTGCTCGATCCCCAGGGACGCGACCTGGCGGCTGCGGTGCAGTGGTGGCCGCTGCCTGGGCTGCCGCACGCCTGGCCGGTGGCGGTCGTCGGTGAGGGGCCGCCGCTGCTGCTGCTCCATGGCTTTGACAGCTCCCATCTGGAGTTCCGGCGGCTGGCGCCGCTGCTGGCAGGTGGGTATCGCCTCTATGTGCCCGACCTGTATGGCTTCGGCTTCTGCCCGCGCCCCCGCCAGACCGCCTACGGCCCCGTCGCGGTGCTGCATCATCTCGAGCTGCTGCTGGACGCCATCGCCGAGCGGGAAGGCGAGCAGCCTCTGGGCCTGATCGGCGCCTCCATGGGCGGATCGGTGGCGGTGGAGCTGGCGCGGCGCTGCCCCGATCGCGTCGCCCGGCTGCTCCTGCTGGCTCCGGCCGGCCTCACCGGTCGCCCCATGCCCGTGCCGCCGCTGCTCGATGCCCTGGGGGCGCGCTTCCTGGCATTACCAGGCGTGCGGCGTGGCCTCTGCCGCAGCGCCTTCGCCGATCCTGACCGCGATGTGGGCGCTCCGGAGCTGGAGATCGCCTCGCTGCATCTGGCCTGCCCGGGCTGGGATCGGGCCCTGGCCGCCTTCGCCCGCTCCGGTGGCTTCGCCGGTTGCGGTGAGCCGTTGCCGCACCAGCCGCTGCAGGTGCTCTGGGGCACCGACGACCGCATCCTGCGTCCGCCGCTCAAGCGCGCTGCCCAGGCTCTGCTGGGAGAGCGGGTGGAGGAGCTGGCCGATTGTGGCCACCTGCCCCATATCGATCAGCCGGGGCTGGTGGCCCAGCGCTGGCTGGCTGCTGCGGGCGTTGCCCCTTCCGCCGCCGCCTGA
- a CDS encoding iron-containing alcohol dehydrogenase family protein, whose amino-acid sequence MVPSSGDPQPALAAESLAGSGTLSQQIAPALVLRGEGAWRQALPEIAVLCRQPLLLGRSASTAALRAPLEADLREAGLVVHPAELRHDCCEQDLQRIAEQARRQDCDAVIAAGGGKVLDAGKLLADRLGLRCVTVPTSAATCAGWTALANLYSPEGAFQGDVALKRCPDLLVFDHGLVRRAPARTLVSGVADAMAKWYEASVSSGASGDALVQMAVQMARVLRDQLLLDAEAALAEPGGEAWVRVAEASALSAGLIGGIGGASCRTVAAHAVHNGLTQLPASHGHLHGEKVGFGILVQLRLEEQLAGNRLAAQARRQLLGLFERLDLPRDLAQLGLANASLSELQQVCAFACQPRSDLHRLPFAVGPAELLAALVSTGADCVLS is encoded by the coding sequence ATGGTTCCCAGCAGCGGTGATCCCCAGCCCGCCCTGGCGGCGGAGTCCCTGGCCGGTTCAGGCACCCTCAGCCAGCAGATCGCACCGGCGCTGGTGTTGCGGGGGGAGGGAGCCTGGCGACAGGCCCTGCCCGAGATCGCCGTCCTCTGCCGGCAGCCCCTGTTGCTCGGCCGCAGCGCGTCCACCGCCGCTCTGCGGGCGCCACTGGAGGCCGATCTGAGGGAGGCCGGCCTGGTCGTGCACCCGGCGGAGCTCCGCCATGACTGCTGTGAGCAGGATCTGCAGCGGATCGCGGAGCAGGCCCGCCGCCAGGACTGTGATGCGGTGATCGCCGCGGGGGGCGGCAAGGTGCTCGACGCCGGCAAGCTGCTGGCCGATCGCCTCGGCCTGCGCTGCGTCACGGTGCCCACCAGTGCCGCCACCTGTGCGGGCTGGACTGCTCTGGCCAATCTCTATTCCCCCGAGGGCGCCTTCCAGGGGGATGTGGCCCTGAAGCGCTGCCCCGACCTGTTGGTGTTCGACCACGGACTGGTGCGCCGGGCCCCCGCTCGCACGCTGGTGAGCGGCGTCGCCGATGCCATGGCCAAGTGGTATGAAGCGTCGGTGAGCAGCGGCGCCAGCGGCGATGCCCTGGTGCAGATGGCCGTGCAGATGGCGCGGGTCCTTCGCGACCAGCTGCTGCTCGACGCCGAGGCGGCCCTGGCCGAGCCGGGTGGCGAGGCCTGGGTGCGGGTGGCGGAGGCCTCCGCGCTCAGCGCCGGTCTGATCGGCGGCATCGGTGGCGCCAGCTGTCGCACCGTGGCGGCCCACGCCGTCCACAACGGCCTCACCCAGCTGCCGGCCAGCCATGGCCACCTGCATGGTGAGAAGGTGGGCTTCGGCATCCTGGTCCAGCTGCGGCTCGAGGAGCAGCTGGCCGGCAACCGGCTGGCGGCCCAGGCCCGCCGCCAGCTGCTGGGGCTGTTCGAGCGGCTGGATCTGCCGCGGGATCTCGCCCAGCTGGGGCTGGCCAACGCCAGCCTCAGCGAGCTGCAGCAGGTCTGCGCCTTCGCCTGCCAGCCCCGGTCCGATCTGCACCGCCTGCCGTTCGCCGTCGGTCCCGCCGAGCTGCTGGCCGCCTTGGTGAGCACCGGCGCCGACTGCGTGCTCTCGTGA
- a CDS encoding ATP-dependent Clp protease ATP-binding subunit has protein sequence MFERFTEKAIKVIMLAQEEARRLGHNFVGTEQILLGLIGEGTGVAAKVLKSMGVNLKDARVEVEKIIGRGSGFVAVEIPFTPRAKRVLELSLEEARQLGHNYIGTEHLLLGLIREGEGVAARVLENLGVDLAKVRTQVIRMLGETAEVAAGGGGKGSTKTPTLDEFGSNLTQLAAESKLDPVVGRQNEIDRVIQILGRRTKNNPVLIGEPGVGKTAIAEGLAQRITTGDVPDILEDKRVLTLDIGLLVAGTKYRGEFEERLKKIMEEIRSAGNVILVIDEVHTLIGAGAAEGAIDAANILKPALARGELQCIGATTLDEYRKHIERDAALERRFQPVMVGEPSVTDTIEILRGLRERYEQHHRLKIADEALVAAATLGDRYISDRFLPDKAIDLIDEAGSRVRLLNSKLPPAAKEIDKQLREVQKEKEDAVRDQDFTKAGALRDKEVELREQIRTLLQARRDDQPAEAEVPSGEGVAQVAEGTAEGAEPGLTTPLVTEEDIAQIVASWTGVPVQKLTESESVKLLHMEETLHQRLIGQDEAVKAVSRAIRRARVGLKNPNRPIASFIFSGPTGVGKTELTKALATYFFGSEEAMIRLDMSEFMERHTVSKLIGSPPGYVGFNEGGQLTEAVRRRPYTVVLFDEIEKAHPDVFNLLLQLLEDGRLTDSKGRTVDFKNTLIIMTSNIGSKVIEKGGGGLGFEFSGEAAEETQYNRIRSLVNEELKQYFRPEFLNRLDEIIVFRQLSREEVKEIAEIMLREIFARMQEKGIRLSVTEAFKERLVEEGYNPSYGARPLRRAVMRLLEDSLAEEFLSGRIGEGDAALVDVDDNKQVVIRKQALMPSMPELAGAGA, from the coding sequence ATGTTTGAGCGCTTCACCGAGAAGGCCATCAAGGTGATCATGTTGGCCCAGGAGGAGGCCCGCCGCCTGGGCCATAACTTTGTGGGCACCGAGCAGATCCTGCTCGGTCTGATCGGCGAGGGCACCGGCGTCGCCGCCAAGGTGCTCAAGTCGATGGGGGTCAACCTCAAGGACGCCCGCGTCGAGGTGGAGAAGATCATCGGCCGGGGGTCCGGTTTCGTCGCCGTCGAGATCCCGTTCACCCCCCGGGCCAAACGGGTGCTGGAGCTCTCCCTGGAGGAGGCCCGCCAGCTCGGGCACAACTACATCGGCACTGAGCACCTGCTGCTTGGTCTGATCCGCGAGGGCGAGGGCGTCGCCGCCCGGGTGCTGGAGAACCTCGGCGTCGACCTGGCCAAGGTCCGCACCCAGGTGATCCGCATGCTCGGCGAGACCGCCGAGGTCGCGGCCGGCGGCGGCGGCAAGGGCTCCACCAAGACGCCCACCCTTGATGAGTTCGGCAGCAACCTCACCCAGCTGGCGGCCGAATCCAAGCTCGACCCGGTGGTCGGCCGTCAGAACGAGATCGACCGTGTGATCCAGATCCTCGGCCGCCGCACCAAGAACAACCCGGTGCTGATCGGCGAGCCCGGCGTCGGCAAGACCGCCATCGCCGAAGGTCTGGCCCAGCGCATCACCACGGGTGACGTGCCCGACATCCTCGAGGACAAGCGCGTCCTCACCCTCGACATCGGCCTGTTGGTGGCCGGCACCAAGTACCGCGGTGAGTTTGAGGAGCGCCTCAAGAAAATCATGGAGGAGATCCGCTCCGCCGGGAACGTCATCCTGGTGATCGATGAGGTGCACACCCTGATCGGTGCCGGTGCCGCCGAGGGGGCGATCGATGCCGCCAACATCCTCAAGCCGGCCCTGGCCCGCGGTGAGCTTCAGTGCATCGGCGCCACCACCCTGGATGAGTACCGCAAGCACATCGAACGCGATGCCGCCCTCGAGCGCCGCTTCCAGCCGGTGATGGTCGGCGAACCCTCCGTCACCGACACGATCGAGATCCTGCGCGGCCTGCGCGAGCGCTACGAGCAGCACCACCGCCTCAAGATCGCCGACGAGGCCCTCGTCGCCGCCGCCACCCTGGGCGATCGCTACATCTCCGACCGCTTCCTGCCCGACAAGGCGATCGACCTGATCGATGAGGCTGGCAGCCGCGTACGCCTGCTCAACTCCAAGCTGCCCCCGGCTGCCAAGGAGATCGACAAGCAGCTGCGTGAGGTGCAGAAGGAGAAGGAGGACGCGGTCCGCGATCAGGACTTCACCAAGGCCGGCGCCCTCCGCGACAAGGAGGTGGAGCTGCGCGAGCAGATCCGCACCCTGCTGCAGGCCCGTCGCGACGACCAGCCCGCCGAGGCTGAGGTCCCCAGCGGCGAAGGGGTGGCACAGGTCGCCGAAGGAACCGCCGAAGGCGCCGAGCCCGGCCTCACCACGCCACTCGTCACCGAGGAGGACATCGCCCAGATCGTTGCCTCCTGGACCGGTGTGCCGGTGCAGAAGCTCACCGAATCGGAATCGGTGAAGCTGCTGCACATGGAGGAGACCCTGCATCAGCGCCTGATCGGCCAGGACGAGGCGGTCAAGGCCGTGTCTCGGGCGATCCGCCGGGCTCGCGTGGGCCTCAAGAATCCCAACCGTCCGATCGCCAGCTTCATCTTCTCCGGCCCCACCGGTGTCGGCAAGACTGAGCTCACCAAGGCCCTGGCCACCTACTTCTTCGGCAGCGAGGAGGCGATGATCCGCCTCGACATGTCGGAATTCATGGAGCGCCACACCGTCAGCAAGCTGATCGGTTCGCCTCCGGGCTACGTGGGCTTCAACGAGGGCGGTCAGCTCACAGAAGCCGTGCGTCGTCGTCCCTACACCGTGGTGCTGTTCGACGAGATCGAGAAGGCCCACCCTGATGTGTTCAATCTCCTGCTGCAGCTGCTGGAAGACGGTCGCCTGACCGATTCCAAGGGCCGCACGGTGGACTTCAAGAACACCCTGATCATCATGACCTCGAACATCGGTTCGAAGGTGATCGAGAAGGGTGGCGGTGGCCTCGGTTTCGAATTCTCCGGTGAAGCCGCGGAAGAAACTCAGTACAACCGCATCCGGTCGCTGGTCAACGAAGAGCTCAAGCAGTACTTCCGCCCCGAGTTCCTCAACCGTCTCGACGAGATCATCGTCTTCCGCCAGCTCAGCCGCGAGGAGGTGAAGGAGATCGCCGAGATCATGCTGCGCGAGATCTTCGCCCGCATGCAGGAGAAGGGCATTCGCCTCTCGGTCACCGAAGCCTTCAAGGAGCGTCTCGTTGAGGAGGGCTACAACCCCAGCTACGGCGCCCGCCCGTTGCGCCGTGCCGTGATGCGTCTGCTCGAGGATTCGCTGGCCGAGGAGTTCCTCAGCGGCCGCATCGGTGAGGGGGATGCCGCCCTGGTCGATGTCGATGACAACAAGCAGGTGGTGATCCGCAAGCAGGCGCTGATGCCCTCCATGCCCGAGTTGGCCGGCGCCGGCGCCTGA
- a CDS encoding GNAT family N-acetyltransferase: protein MSTSGFDPVDNPFPGSRPRGEGDGQDRLIPLGPDHLDACLALDAAALGGLWSAAQWRRELEEPQRPGVGLLRADALLAMACGALVLDELHITLVAVDPHRRRQGLGRRVLRQLLSTGRRLGAERATLEVSAGNGEAQALYASCGFRTAGRRRRYYRDGSDALIQWSDLLDDSEAATPLSPQVG, encoded by the coding sequence ATGTCCACGTCCGGCTTCGACCCGGTTGACAACCCCTTCCCCGGTTCCCGCCCGAGGGGGGAGGGGGATGGGCAGGACCGGTTGATCCCGCTGGGCCCGGATCACCTCGATGCCTGCCTGGCTCTCGATGCCGCAGCCCTTGGTGGGTTGTGGAGCGCCGCCCAGTGGCGCCGCGAACTGGAGGAGCCGCAGCGCCCCGGGGTCGGGCTTCTCCGCGCTGACGCCCTGCTGGCCATGGCCTGCGGCGCTCTGGTGCTCGATGAACTGCACATCACCCTGGTGGCCGTGGATCCGCATCGCCGTCGCCAGGGCCTGGGGCGCCGGGTGCTGCGGCAGCTGCTGAGCACCGGCCGCCGGCTGGGGGCCGAACGCGCCACCCTCGAGGTGTCAGCCGGGAACGGGGAGGCCCAGGCCCTTTACGCCAGCTGCGGGTTCCGGACCGCCGGTCGGCGTCGCCGTTACTACCGCGATGGCAGCGATGCGCTGATCCAATGGTCAGACCTGCTGGATGACAGCGAAGCAGCCACGCCACTGTCGCCGCAGGTTGGCTGA